A single region of the Kocuria rosea genome encodes:
- the gyrA gene encoding DNA gyrase subunit A, whose protein sequence is MSDETQDGPTPEDAGLAGDLEHTPVLTDRVEQVDLQTEMQRSYLDYAMAVIVGRALPDVRDGLKPVHRRVLYAMYDGGYRPDRSFNKCARVVGEVMGQYHPHGDSAIYDALVRLIQGWVMRYPLALGQGNFGSPGNDGAAAPRYTETKMAPIAMEMVRDIHEETVDFQDNYDGKNQEPSVLPSRFPNLLVNGSSGIAVGMATNIPPHNLREVADGVQWYLQHPDVSNETLLEELLQRIKGPDFPTGAQILGHKGIEDAYRTGRGSISMRAVVSVEEIHNRTCLVVTELPYQANPDNLAMKIADLVKDGRITGIADIRDETSGRTGQRLVIVLKRDAVAKVVLNNLYKHTQLQDNFSANMLALVDGVPRTLSLDAFIRHWVTHQMDVIVRRTEYRLRQAEAEAHILRGLLKALDALDEVIALIRRSPTADDARSGLMELLQIDEDQAQAILNMQLRRLAALERQKIQDRHAELERLIAEYTEIIASEERQRGIISSELDEIVGRYGDDRRSEIMYGYDGDMSMEDLIPEEEMVVTITRGGYVKRTRSDQYRSQRRGGKGVKGAQLRGDDVVEHFFVTTTHNWILFFTNLGRVYRTKAYELLEAGRDSKGQHVANLMAFQPGERIAQVMELRSYSDAPYLVLATRRGLIKKSRLMDYDTNRTAGVIAINLRDDDELVSAQLASAQDDLLLVSRNGMSLRFTASDEVLRPMGRATSGVTGMKFRDGDELLSANVVTDDAYVFVVTEGGYAKRTKVEEYRVQGRGGIGIKVAKLAEQRGRLVGGIIVGEEDEVLVVMESGKVVRTGASEVPAKGRDTMGVIFAKPAQGDTITGVARNADREIAEEVDAEAVAEVDVQLDETMETADVLDTGEADGEADELGPVPGSGDTTDDEVALDPNNNGGNA, encoded by the coding sequence ATGAGTGACGAGACCCAGGACGGACCGACCCCGGAGGACGCCGGCCTCGCCGGCGACCTCGAGCACACCCCCGTGCTGACCGACCGCGTGGAGCAGGTGGACCTGCAGACCGAGATGCAGCGGTCCTACCTCGACTACGCGATGGCTGTCATCGTGGGCCGCGCCCTGCCGGACGTCCGGGACGGGCTCAAGCCGGTGCACCGGCGCGTGCTGTACGCGATGTACGACGGCGGCTACCGCCCCGACCGCTCCTTCAACAAGTGCGCCCGCGTGGTGGGCGAGGTCATGGGCCAGTACCACCCGCACGGCGACTCCGCGATCTACGACGCCCTCGTGCGGCTGATCCAGGGCTGGGTGATGCGCTATCCGCTCGCCCTGGGGCAGGGCAACTTCGGCTCCCCGGGCAACGACGGCGCGGCCGCCCCGCGGTACACCGAGACCAAGATGGCGCCCATCGCCATGGAGATGGTCCGGGACATCCACGAGGAGACCGTCGACTTCCAGGACAACTACGACGGCAAGAACCAGGAGCCGTCGGTGCTGCCGTCCCGGTTCCCCAACCTGCTGGTCAACGGCTCGTCCGGCATCGCCGTGGGCATGGCCACCAACATCCCGCCGCACAACCTGCGCGAGGTCGCGGACGGCGTGCAGTGGTACCTCCAGCACCCGGACGTCTCCAACGAGACGCTGCTCGAGGAGCTGCTGCAGCGGATCAAGGGCCCGGACTTCCCGACCGGCGCACAGATCCTCGGGCACAAGGGCATCGAGGACGCCTACCGCACCGGCCGCGGCTCGATCTCCATGCGCGCCGTGGTCAGCGTCGAGGAGATCCACAACCGCACCTGCCTGGTGGTCACCGAGCTGCCCTACCAGGCGAACCCGGACAACCTCGCGATGAAGATCGCGGACCTCGTCAAGGACGGCCGCATCACCGGCATCGCCGACATCCGGGACGAGACCTCCGGGCGCACCGGGCAGCGGCTGGTGATCGTGCTCAAGCGCGACGCCGTGGCCAAGGTGGTGCTCAACAACCTCTACAAGCACACGCAGCTGCAGGACAACTTCTCCGCCAACATGCTCGCGCTCGTGGACGGGGTGCCCCGCACGCTGAGCCTCGACGCGTTCATCCGGCACTGGGTCACCCACCAGATGGACGTCATCGTCCGCCGCACCGAGTACCGCCTGCGGCAGGCCGAGGCGGAGGCCCACATCCTGCGGGGTCTGCTCAAGGCGCTCGACGCCCTCGACGAGGTCATCGCGCTCATCCGCCGCTCCCCGACGGCCGACGACGCCCGCAGCGGGCTCATGGAGCTGCTGCAGATCGACGAGGACCAGGCGCAGGCCATCCTCAACATGCAGCTGCGCCGGCTCGCGGCCCTCGAGCGGCAGAAGATCCAGGACCGGCACGCGGAGCTCGAGCGGCTCATCGCCGAGTACACCGAGATCATCGCCTCGGAGGAGCGCCAGCGCGGCATCATCTCCTCGGAGCTCGACGAGATCGTGGGCCGCTACGGCGACGACCGCCGCTCCGAGATCATGTACGGCTACGACGGCGACATGTCGATGGAGGACCTGATCCCCGAGGAGGAGATGGTCGTGACCATCACCCGCGGCGGATACGTCAAGCGCACGCGCTCCGACCAGTACCGCTCCCAGCGGCGCGGCGGCAAGGGCGTGAAGGGCGCGCAGCTGCGCGGGGACGACGTCGTGGAGCACTTCTTCGTCACCACCACCCACAACTGGATCCTGTTCTTCACGAACCTGGGCCGGGTCTACCGCACCAAGGCGTACGAGCTGCTGGAGGCGGGCCGGGACTCCAAGGGCCAGCACGTGGCGAACCTGATGGCCTTCCAGCCGGGGGAGCGGATCGCCCAGGTCATGGAGCTGCGCTCGTACAGCGACGCCCCGTACCTGGTGCTCGCCACCCGCAGGGGCCTGATCAAGAAGTCCCGGCTGATGGACTACGACACCAACCGCACGGCCGGGGTGATCGCGATCAACCTGCGCGACGACGACGAGCTCGTCTCGGCCCAGCTGGCGTCCGCGCAGGACGACCTGCTCCTGGTCTCCCGCAACGGGATGTCCCTGCGCTTCACCGCGAGCGACGAGGTGCTGCGTCCCATGGGGCGGGCGACCTCCGGGGTCACCGGCATGAAGTTCCGGGACGGCGACGAGCTGCTCTCCGCCAACGTGGTCACCGACGACGCCTACGTCTTCGTGGTCACCGAGGGCGGCTACGCCAAGCGCACCAAGGTGGAGGAGTACCGGGTGCAGGGCCGCGGCGGCATCGGCATCAAGGTGGCCAAGCTCGCGGAGCAGCGCGGCCGGCTGGTCGGCGGGATCATCGTGGGCGAGGAGGACGAGGTCCTCGTGGTCATGGAGTCCGGCAAGGTCGTGCGCACCGGCGCCTCCGAGGTCCCGGCCAAGGGCCGCGACACGATGGGCGTGATCTTCGCGAAGCCCGCCCAGGGCGACACGATCACCGGGGTGGCCCGCAACGCCGACCGGGAGATCGCCGAGGAGGTCGACGCCGAGGCCGTGGCCGAGGTCGACGTCCAGCTCGACGAGACGATGGAGACGGCCGACGTCCTGGACACGGGCGAGGCAGACGGAGAGGCCGACGAGCTCGGTCCGGTCCCCGGTTCCGGGGACACGACGGACGATGAAGTAGCGTTGGACCCGAACAACAACGGAGGTAACGCATGA
- a CDS encoding rhomboid family intramembrane serine protease, which yields MSGERPQYGASTGGDIPVCPRHPDRPAYVRCQRCGRPTCPECQRTAAVGVHCVDCVQEATRSRPAVRTSLGGRAAQGSPMLVTWWLVGVNAVVYALQWLGQAAGVSLLQMFAYAPVTTTSEPWRMLTSGFLHSMSSPLHLILNMYMLYLFGRMLEPALGRGRFLLLFLLSVLGGSVGVLLLSHPLSLVVGASGGVFGLFGALFVLQRHLGQSITPIAVLIGVNVVFGFLFPGIAWQAHLGGLVTGAIVAFGYTAASRRRRGAGGRR from the coding sequence GTGAGCGGCGAGCGACCGCAGTACGGCGCGTCCACCGGGGGAGACATCCCGGTGTGCCCGCGCCACCCCGACCGTCCGGCGTACGTGCGGTGCCAGCGGTGCGGCCGGCCGACGTGCCCGGAGTGCCAGCGCACGGCCGCGGTGGGCGTCCACTGCGTCGACTGCGTGCAGGAGGCGACGCGCTCGCGCCCCGCCGTCCGCACGAGCCTCGGCGGCCGCGCGGCCCAGGGCTCCCCGATGCTCGTCACCTGGTGGCTCGTCGGCGTCAACGCGGTGGTCTACGCGCTGCAGTGGCTCGGGCAGGCGGCGGGCGTGAGCCTGCTGCAGATGTTCGCCTACGCCCCCGTGACCACGACCTCCGAGCCGTGGCGGATGCTCACGAGCGGTTTCCTGCACTCGATGTCCAGTCCGCTGCACCTGATCCTGAACATGTACATGCTCTACCTGTTCGGGCGGATGCTCGAGCCGGCGCTGGGTCGCGGCCGGTTCCTGCTGCTGTTCCTGCTCTCCGTCCTGGGCGGATCCGTGGGCGTCCTGCTCCTGTCGCACCCGCTCAGCCTCGTGGTCGGCGCGTCCGGGGGCGTCTTCGGCCTGTTCGGCGCCCTGTTCGTGCTGCAGCGCCACCTGGGGCAGTCCATCACGCCCATCGCGGTGCTGATCGGCGTGAACGTCGTCTTCGGCTTCCTCTTCCCCGGCATCGCCTGGCAGGCGCACCTCGGCGGACTCGTCACGGGAGCCATCGTCGCCTTCGGCTACACGGCCGCCAGCCGCCGGCGCCGGGGTGCCGGCGGCCGCCGGTGA
- a CDS encoding DUF721 domain-containing protein, protein MTGPRREDDPLPAGEPQEPPVPEANVVRIEDEIDAPAALLTRMRHAAEARGDGRLYGAAARRNLKGFGAAMEAATASAAERLGRRGNDVDPRALGGYSGAGRSARDPRGVGTVLDGLVSGRGWKAPVAVGSVLARWDDLVGPGIAGHCRPESFDETVVRVRCDSTAYAANLRLMVPQLLRMFDEHLGEGIVTRIEILGPTAPSWKRGRRSVQGRGPRDTYG, encoded by the coding sequence GTGACCGGGCCGCGGCGCGAGGACGACCCGCTCCCCGCCGGGGAGCCCCAGGAGCCCCCTGTCCCCGAGGCGAACGTCGTGCGGATCGAGGACGAGATCGACGCGCCGGCGGCGCTGCTCACCCGGATGCGCCACGCGGCGGAGGCGCGCGGGGACGGGCGGCTCTACGGGGCGGCCGCCCGGCGCAACCTCAAGGGCTTCGGCGCCGCCATGGAGGCGGCCACCGCGTCGGCCGCCGAGCGCCTGGGCCGCCGCGGCAACGACGTCGACCCGCGGGCGCTCGGCGGGTACTCCGGGGCGGGCCGCTCCGCCCGCGACCCCCGGGGGGTCGGCACGGTGCTGGACGGGCTCGTGTCCGGGCGCGGCTGGAAGGCGCCGGTCGCCGTGGGCTCGGTGCTGGCCCGCTGGGACGACCTCGTGGGCCCGGGCATCGCCGGGCACTGCCGGCCGGAGAGCTTCGACGAGACCGTGGTGCGGGTCCGGTGCGACTCCACCGCCTACGCCGCGAACCTGCGCCTCATGGTCCCGCAGCTGCTGCGCATGTTCGACGAGCACCTGGGGGAGGGCATCGTCACCCGGATCGAGATCCTCGGTCCCACGGCCCCGAGCTGGAAGCGCGGCCGCCGCTCCGTGCAGGGCCGGGGGCCCCGCGACACCTACGGCTGA
- a CDS encoding response regulator transcription factor, whose amino-acid sequence MRVLLVEDEVDLAESLRRGLTNEGFVVDVAHDGITGGWLAGENPYDVVVLDLMLPGRNGYAVLEGLRAAENWVPVLMLTAKDGEYDQTDAFDLGADDYLTKPFSFLVLVARLRALIRRGAPERPVVLTVGSLQLDPVRRTVTRRGTALELTAKEYVILQYLMQNAEKVVSKLEIMDNAWDAGFEGSENIVEVYVGYLRKKIDAPFGLSTLQTVRGMGYRLVPDEPGAPAS is encoded by the coding sequence GTGCGCGTGCTGCTGGTGGAGGACGAGGTGGACCTCGCGGAGTCGCTGCGCCGCGGGCTCACGAACGAGGGCTTCGTCGTCGACGTCGCCCACGACGGCATCACCGGGGGGTGGCTGGCCGGCGAGAACCCCTACGACGTCGTGGTCCTGGACCTGATGCTGCCCGGCAGGAACGGCTACGCGGTGCTCGAGGGGCTGCGCGCCGCCGAGAACTGGGTCCCCGTCCTGATGCTCACCGCCAAGGACGGCGAGTACGACCAGACCGACGCCTTCGACCTCGGCGCCGACGACTACCTCACCAAGCCCTTCAGCTTCCTCGTGCTCGTGGCGCGGCTGCGCGCCCTCATCCGCCGGGGGGCGCCCGAGCGGCCCGTGGTGCTCACGGTCGGGTCCCTGCAGCTCGACCCCGTCCGCCGGACCGTGACCCGCCGGGGGACGGCGCTCGAGCTCACCGCGAAGGAGTACGTCATCCTCCAGTACCTGATGCAGAACGCGGAGAAGGTCGTCTCGAAGCTGGAGATCATGGACAACGCGTGGGACGCCGGCTTCGAGGGCTCCGAGAACATCGTCGAGGTCTACGTGGGCTATCTCCGGAAGAAGATCGACGCGCCCTTCGGCCTCTCCACCCTGCAGACGGTCCGCGGCATGGGCTACCGGCTGGTCCCGGACGAGCCCGGGGCGCCGGCGTCGTGA
- the gyrB gene encoding DNA topoisomerase (ATP-hydrolyzing) subunit B codes for MATEDPQKREYGAGDITVLEGLEAVRKRPGMYIGSTGPRGLHHLVYEVVDNSVDEALAGYCDHIEITLQADGGVKVVDNGRGIPVDIHPTEGRPTVEVVMTILHAGGKFGGGGYAVSGGLHGVGISVVNALSRRVETEVRRQGHVWRMVFADGGMPQGELVRGEETSETGTTQVFYPDPDIFETVDFDFETLRARFQQMAFLNKGLRITLTDERAPEESGEEIAGSASDRTAVHADAEPVEGRDGGTDVARLNHEDEDGAGHRRVVYKYDHGLLDYVTFLNTSKKADLVHDDVIALESEDTERKMSLELAMQWTTAYTESVHTYANTINTHEGGTHEEGFRSAMTSLVNRYARENKLLRDKDENLTGDDVREGLTAVISIKLAEPQFEGQTKTKLGNSEAKTFVQREVNNRFGDWLERNPAAAREIIRKAINASQARLAARKARETTRRKGLLESGGMPGKLKDCSSKDPSLSEIYIVEGDSAGGSAVQGRDPAHQAILPLRGKILNVERARLDRALSNTEVQSMITAFGAGIGDDFDIEKARYHKIVLMADADVDGQHITTLLLTLLFRFMRPLIEHGFVYLAQPPLYRIKWSNAPHDYVYTDAERDEALARGLANNQRIPKDNGIQRYKGLGEMDYTELWDTTMDPDHRTLLQVTMEDAAAADQIFSVLMGEDVESRREFIQQNAKDIRFLDI; via the coding sequence GTGGCAACAGAGGATCCGCAGAAGCGCGAGTACGGTGCCGGTGACATCACCGTCCTGGAAGGTCTCGAGGCCGTCCGGAAGCGACCCGGCATGTACATCGGCTCGACCGGCCCGCGGGGGCTGCACCACCTCGTGTACGAGGTGGTCGACAACTCGGTCGACGAGGCCCTGGCGGGCTACTGCGACCACATCGAGATCACCCTGCAGGCCGACGGCGGCGTCAAGGTCGTGGACAACGGCCGCGGCATCCCCGTGGACATCCACCCGACCGAGGGCCGGCCCACGGTCGAGGTCGTCATGACGATCCTGCACGCGGGCGGCAAGTTCGGCGGCGGCGGCTACGCCGTCTCGGGCGGGCTGCACGGCGTGGGCATCTCCGTGGTCAACGCGCTGTCCCGGCGCGTCGAGACCGAGGTGCGGCGCCAGGGCCACGTCTGGCGGATGGTCTTCGCCGACGGCGGCATGCCCCAGGGCGAGCTCGTCCGGGGTGAGGAGACCTCGGAGACCGGCACCACCCAGGTCTTCTACCCGGACCCCGACATCTTCGAGACCGTCGACTTCGACTTCGAGACGCTGCGGGCCCGCTTCCAGCAGATGGCGTTCCTCAACAAGGGTTTGCGGATCACCCTCACGGACGAGCGGGCGCCGGAGGAGTCCGGCGAGGAGATCGCCGGCTCCGCCTCGGACCGCACCGCCGTCCACGCGGACGCCGAGCCGGTCGAGGGCCGCGACGGCGGCACCGACGTCGCCCGGCTCAACCACGAGGACGAGGACGGCGCCGGCCACCGCCGGGTCGTCTACAAGTACGACCACGGCCTGCTGGACTACGTGACGTTCCTGAACACGTCCAAGAAGGCCGACCTCGTCCACGACGACGTCATCGCGCTCGAGTCCGAGGACACGGAGCGCAAGATGTCCCTCGAGCTCGCCATGCAGTGGACCACGGCCTACACCGAGTCCGTGCACACGTACGCGAACACGATCAACACCCACGAGGGCGGCACCCACGAGGAGGGCTTCCGCTCGGCGATGACGTCCCTCGTGAACCGCTACGCCCGGGAGAACAAGCTGCTCCGGGACAAGGACGAGAACCTCACCGGCGACGACGTCCGCGAGGGCCTCACGGCCGTCATCTCGATCAAGCTCGCCGAGCCCCAGTTCGAGGGCCAGACCAAGACGAAGCTCGGCAACTCCGAGGCGAAGACCTTCGTCCAGCGCGAGGTGAACAACCGGTTCGGCGACTGGCTCGAGCGCAACCCGGCCGCGGCACGGGAGATCATCCGCAAGGCGATCAACGCCTCGCAGGCGCGGCTCGCGGCCCGCAAGGCGCGCGAGACCACCCGGCGCAAGGGCCTGCTCGAGTCGGGCGGGATGCCCGGCAAGCTCAAGGACTGCTCCTCCAAGGACCCCTCCCTGTCCGAGATCTACATCGTGGAGGGTGACTCCGCGGGCGGCTCGGCGGTGCAGGGCCGGGACCCCGCGCATCAGGCGATCCTGCCGCTGCGCGGCAAGATCCTCAACGTGGAGCGCGCGCGGCTGGACCGGGCGCTGTCCAACACCGAGGTGCAGTCGATGATCACCGCGTTCGGCGCCGGCATCGGCGACGACTTCGACATCGAGAAGGCGCGGTACCACAAGATCGTGCTGATGGCCGACGCCGACGTGGACGGACAGCACATCACCACGCTGCTGTTGACCCTGCTGTTCCGGTTCATGCGCCCGCTGATCGAGCACGGCTTCGTCTACCTGGCCCAGCCGCCGCTGTACCGGATCAAGTGGTCCAACGCCCCGCACGACTACGTCTACACGGACGCCGAGCGGGACGAGGCGCTGGCGCGCGGGCTCGCCAACAACCAGCGCATCCCCAAGGACAACGGCATCCAGCGCTACAAGGGCCTCGGCGAGATGGACTACACCGAGCTGTGGGACACCACGATGGACCCCGACCACCGCACCCTGCTGCAGGTGACCATGGAGGACGCGGCCGCCGCCGACCAGATCTTCTCCGTGCTCATGGGCGAGGACGTCGAGTCCCGCCGCGAGTTTATCCAGCAGAACGCCAAGGACATCCGGTTCCTCGACATCTGA
- a CDS encoding peptidylprolyl isomerase, translating to MTSAIPTAKATIHTNHGDIVVNLFGNHAPKTVKNFIGLSDGTQEWSDPRTGEKQTGPLYKDVVFHRIIKDFMIQGGDPLGQGIGGPGYEFDDEIHPELDFNEPYILAMANAGKRNGKGTNGSQFFITTAPTTWLQGKHTIFGEVADDASRKVVDELNSVRTGGMDRPVEDCVVTSIDIEQL from the coding sequence ATGACTTCTGCCATCCCCACCGCCAAGGCGACCATCCACACGAACCACGGCGACATCGTCGTGAACCTGTTCGGCAACCACGCCCCGAAGACCGTCAAGAACTTCATCGGTCTCTCGGACGGCACCCAGGAGTGGAGCGACCCGCGCACCGGTGAGAAGCAGACCGGTCCCCTCTACAAGGACGTGGTCTTCCACCGCATCATCAAGGACTTCATGATCCAGGGCGGGGACCCCCTGGGCCAGGGCATCGGCGGACCGGGCTACGAGTTCGACGACGAGATCCACCCCGAGCTCGACTTCAACGAGCCCTACATCCTGGCGATGGCCAACGCCGGCAAGCGCAACGGCAAGGGCACCAACGGGTCCCAGTTCTTCATCACCACCGCCCCCACCACTTGGCTGCAGGGCAAGCACACCATCTTCGGAGAGGTGGCCGACGACGCGTCGCGGAAGGTCGTGGACGAGCTGAACAGCGTCCGCACCGGCGGCATGGACCGCCCGGTCGAGGACTGCGTGGTCACCTCGATCGACATCGAGCAGCTCTAG
- a CDS encoding DUF3566 domain-containing protein, whose protein sequence is MSSSSGSNTAGRSGRSPLASAPRPGNGSPSGTARPSTSARTAPKPAKSGSGPAKSSAARSGSGPAKSARPASSTKGLVRPAPRPRVRRARLVVSKVDTWSVLKLAFLLSVALGIITVVAAVVLWIVLDLTGLFDGINELLGMLGGAGGALNIKDFLSLGQIAIFATIVSVVNVILLTALSVLAALLYNIAAALVGGIGLTLTDD, encoded by the coding sequence ATGAGCTCGAGTTCCGGCTCCAACACCGCCGGCCGGTCCGGACGCTCCCCCCTGGCGTCCGCACCCCGCCCCGGGAACGGGTCGCCGTCCGGGACGGCGAGGCCCTCGACGAGCGCCCGGACCGCGCCGAAGCCGGCGAAGTCGGGCTCGGGTCCCGCGAAGTCGAGCGCTGCCCGGTCCGGCTCCGGCCCGGCGAAGAGCGCCCGGCCCGCGAGCTCGACGAAGGGCCTGGTCCGCCCGGCCCCACGGCCGCGGGTGCGCCGGGCGCGGCTCGTGGTCTCGAAGGTGGACACCTGGTCGGTGCTCAAGCTCGCGTTCCTGCTGTCGGTCGCGCTGGGGATCATCACCGTGGTCGCCGCGGTCGTGCTGTGGATCGTCCTGGACCTCACGGGCCTGTTCGACGGGATCAACGAGCTGCTCGGGATGCTGGGCGGCGCGGGCGGGGCCCTGAACATCAAGGACTTCCTGTCCTTGGGGCAGATCGCGATCTTCGCGACCATCGTGTCCGTGGTCAACGTCATCCTGCTGACTGCCCTGTCGGTGCTCGCCGCCCTGCTGTACAACATCGCGGCGGCCCTCGTGGGCGGGATCGGGCTCACCCTCACGGACGACTGA
- the dnaN gene encoding DNA polymerase III subunit beta, translating to MKFSVERDVLAEAVTWTARSLSPRPPVPVLSGLLIRAEGGQLSIASFDYEISARLSISADVQEEGTTLVSGRLLADICRSLPSAPVEVHADEGKVTLTCRSSRFNLAAMPVGDYPELPALPDVSGVVAGDEFAHAVAQVNIAASKDDTLPILTGVRVEIEGEKMTLLATDRYRLAMRELTWRPSTQDISTAALIKARTLNDIAKTLGPAGDINIALSDSAELVGFESGGRRTTSLLIDGEYPKIRSLFPEHTPITAAVRTTELVEAVRRVSLVAERNTPVRLAFTQGQVALDAGTGEDAQASEVLDAHLTGDDITVAFNPTYLSEGLHAFASDYVRFSFTAPPKPAVLSAQAEPEGEDKDDYKYLLMPVRLPSQ from the coding sequence GTGAAGTTCTCCGTCGAACGCGATGTTCTCGCCGAGGCCGTCACCTGGACCGCTCGGTCCCTCTCTCCTCGGCCCCCGGTCCCCGTGCTGTCCGGTCTGCTCATCCGTGCGGAGGGCGGTCAGCTGTCCATCGCGAGCTTCGACTACGAGATCTCCGCGCGGCTGTCGATCAGCGCCGACGTCCAGGAGGAGGGCACCACCCTCGTCTCCGGCCGTCTGCTCGCGGACATCTGCCGCTCCCTGCCCTCCGCCCCGGTCGAGGTGCACGCCGACGAGGGGAAGGTCACCCTGACCTGCCGCTCCTCGCGCTTCAACCTCGCGGCCATGCCGGTCGGCGACTACCCGGAGCTGCCGGCGCTGCCGGATGTCTCCGGCGTGGTGGCCGGCGACGAGTTCGCCCACGCCGTGGCGCAGGTGAACATCGCCGCGAGCAAGGACGACACCCTGCCTATCCTCACCGGCGTCCGCGTGGAGATCGAGGGCGAGAAGATGACGCTGCTCGCCACGGACCGCTACCGGCTCGCGATGCGCGAGCTCACCTGGCGGCCCAGCACCCAGGACATCTCCACGGCCGCGCTGATCAAGGCGCGCACCCTCAACGACATCGCCAAGACCCTCGGCCCGGCCGGTGACATCAACATCGCCCTGTCCGACTCCGCGGAGCTCGTCGGCTTCGAGTCCGGCGGCCGCCGCACCACGAGCCTGCTCATCGACGGCGAGTACCCCAAGATCCGGTCGCTGTTCCCGGAGCACACGCCGATCACCGCGGCGGTGCGGACCACCGAGCTCGTCGAGGCCGTCCGGCGCGTCTCGCTCGTGGCCGAGCGCAACACCCCCGTGCGCCTGGCCTTCACCCAGGGGCAGGTGGCCCTGGACGCCGGGACCGGCGAGGACGCCCAGGCCTCCGAGGTCCTCGACGCGCACCTCACCGGTGACGACATCACGGTGGCCTTCAACCCGACGTACCTCTCGGAGGGCCTGCACGCCTTCGCCTCCGACTACGTCCGGTTCTCCTTCACCGCCCCGCCCAAGCCGGCCGTGCTCTCCGCCCAGGCCGAGCCCGAGGGCGAGGACAAGGACGACTACAAGTACCTGCTGATGCCGGTGCGGCTCCCCAGCCAGTGA
- the recF gene encoding DNA replication/repair protein RecF (All proteins in this family for which functions are known are DNA-binding proteins that assist the filamentation of RecA onto DNA for the initiation of recombination or recombinational repair.) has translation MFVDHLSLLDYRTYAHLDIRLAPGTTVFLGPNGVGKTNIVEALDYTAGLSSHRVSSDGPLIRFGADRAIVRVRVRRGGQQTVLELELNDGRANRVRINRASPVRARDALGIVRTVLFSPEDLALVKGDPSHRRRFLDDLAKSMRPVLAGTLADYEKVLRQRNALLKSARRSGRFTDTHRSTLAAWNDQFARAGAGILHARLQLIDALAPQVATAYGQLTDGTKETTLRYVSSVLPESAAGDAERLRGFTPADLHQLILDACEASEQRELERGLTLVGPHRDELELLLGTAPARGYASHGETWSYALALRLGSWYVHLADDPTEGAAPILVLDDVFAELDARRRSRLAAIVASAEQVLVTAAVEEDLPAELVAGPHDVVRVGPGTAVRDDEQAPAGTGPEPEEASSS, from the coding sequence GTGTTCGTCGACCACCTCTCCCTGCTCGACTACCGGACGTATGCCCATCTGGACATACGTCTCGCTCCCGGGACCACCGTGTTCCTCGGGCCGAACGGCGTGGGCAAGACGAACATCGTCGAGGCCCTCGACTACACGGCGGGCCTGTCCTCGCACCGGGTGTCCTCCGACGGCCCGCTGATCCGCTTCGGCGCCGACCGCGCGATCGTCCGCGTCCGGGTGCGGCGGGGCGGGCAGCAGACCGTCCTGGAGCTCGAGCTCAACGACGGCCGCGCCAACCGGGTGCGCATCAACCGGGCCTCCCCGGTGCGGGCCCGGGACGCGCTCGGCATCGTGCGGACCGTCCTGTTCTCGCCGGAGGACCTGGCGCTGGTGAAGGGGGACCCCTCCCACCGCCGGCGCTTCCTCGACGACCTCGCGAAGTCCATGCGCCCGGTCCTCGCGGGCACCCTGGCCGACTACGAGAAGGTGCTCCGGCAGCGCAACGCGCTGCTGAAGTCGGCCCGCCGGAGCGGCCGGTTCACGGACACCCACCGGTCGACCCTGGCGGCGTGGAACGACCAGTTCGCCCGCGCCGGGGCCGGCATCCTGCACGCGCGCCTGCAGCTCATCGACGCCCTGGCGCCCCAGGTGGCGACCGCCTACGGCCAGCTCACGGACGGGACCAAGGAGACGACCCTGCGCTACGTGTCCTCGGTGCTGCCCGAGAGCGCGGCCGGGGACGCCGAGCGGCTGCGCGGGTTCACGCCCGCGGACCTGCACCAGCTGATCCTCGACGCGTGCGAGGCCTCGGAGCAGCGGGAGCTCGAGCGGGGACTGACCCTCGTGGGCCCGCACCGCGACGAGCTCGAGCTGCTGCTCGGGACGGCGCCGGCCCGGGGCTACGCCTCCCACGGCGAGACCTGGTCCTACGCCCTCGCGCTCCGCCTCGGCTCCTGGTACGTCCACCTGGCGGACGACCCCACGGAGGGCGCCGCGCCGATCCTCGTCCTGGACGACGTGTTCGCGGAGCTCGACGCCCGCCGCCGCAGCCGTCTCGCCGCGATCGTGGCCTCCGCGGAGCAGGTGCTCGTGACCGCCGCGGTCGAGGAGGACCTCCCGGCCGAGCTCGTGGCCGGTCCGCACGACGTGGTGCGGGTGGGTCCCGGCACCGCCGTCCGGGACGACGAGCAGGCGCCCGCCGGGACCGGTCCGGAGCCGGAGGAGGCGTCGTCGTCGTGA